A region from the Streptomyces lydicus genome encodes:
- a CDS encoding maltokinase N-terminal cap-like domain-containing protein gives MSDTASTRATRNTPDHRPLAAAPDLLSSLAPLLAAWVPSQRWFAGKGRLITGFTLLSATELLPCTDGSAPGLLLLLVRAQQSAPPSRTPVGGDCYQLLLGVHPALPPQLAPAVIGRPGGGPLRGRTVYDALLDNRLCGLLLERLRVPGRLGALRFCREPDAEIPSGLPGRPIAVEQSNSSIVYGDSFILKVFRRIEPGVNPDLELPRALADAKCPRVPAPAAWYESAAAVEGGEATTLGVLQPFLPGSADGWQLALNALAVRADFTGSARALGHATAEVHTALAQTLPTTELRRPQLEVIATQMHERLDATARAVPVLQPYRARLRTAFDALAATGHDGRSWAAQRIHGDLHLGQTLRSADEGRWSLIDFEGEPARPLAERRRLQPAVRDLAGMLRSFDYAARSGPAGGDPWSLEWARRTRDAYCRGYAEAGGLDPRSAPELMRAYETDKAVYEVLYEARHRPDWLSVPMAAIRRLAAGGEPAPGADSRPGGSTGSTGSAGSTGSTASTASTGSAGSTGSTGSAESAGSDHGRG, from the coding sequence ATGTCGGACACCGCCTCGACCCGTGCCACCCGCAACACCCCTGATCACCGCCCGCTCGCCGCCGCCCCCGACCTGCTGTCCTCGCTGGCCCCGCTGCTCGCCGCATGGGTGCCGAGCCAGCGCTGGTTCGCCGGCAAGGGGCGGCTGATCACCGGCTTCACGCTGCTCTCGGCGACCGAGCTGCTGCCGTGCACCGACGGCAGCGCACCCGGCCTGCTGCTCCTGCTCGTCCGCGCCCAGCAGAGCGCGCCACCGAGCCGTACGCCCGTCGGCGGCGACTGCTACCAACTCCTGCTGGGGGTGCATCCGGCGCTGCCGCCACAGCTGGCGCCCGCGGTGATCGGCCGCCCCGGCGGCGGCCCGCTGCGCGGTCGCACCGTCTACGACGCGCTGCTCGACAACCGGCTGTGCGGGCTGCTGCTGGAGCGGCTGCGGGTGCCGGGCCGGCTCGGGGCGCTGCGCTTTTGCCGGGAGCCCGACGCCGAGATCCCCTCCGGGCTGCCGGGCCGGCCGATCGCCGTCGAGCAGTCCAACTCCTCGATCGTCTACGGGGATTCCTTCATCCTAAAGGTGTTCCGGCGGATCGAGCCGGGGGTCAACCCGGATCTGGAGCTGCCACGGGCGCTGGCGGACGCCAAGTGCCCGCGGGTGCCCGCGCCCGCCGCCTGGTACGAGTCGGCGGCCGCCGTGGAGGGCGGCGAGGCGACGACGCTGGGCGTGCTGCAGCCGTTCCTGCCGGGCTCGGCGGACGGCTGGCAGCTGGCGCTGAACGCGCTGGCCGTCCGGGCCGACTTCACCGGCTCGGCGCGGGCGCTCGGCCATGCCACCGCCGAGGTGCACACCGCACTCGCCCAGACGCTGCCGACCACCGAGCTGCGCCGCCCGCAGCTGGAGGTGATCGCCACCCAGATGCACGAGCGGCTGGACGCCACCGCCCGCGCCGTGCCCGTACTCCAGCCCTACCGCGCCCGGCTGCGCACCGCCTTCGACGCGCTGGCAGCAACCGGCCACGACGGCCGCAGCTGGGCCGCCCAGCGCATCCACGGCGATCTGCACCTGGGCCAGACGCTGCGCTCCGCCGACGAGGGCCGCTGGTCGCTGATCGACTTCGAGGGCGAACCGGCCCGCCCGCTGGCCGAGCGGCGCCGCCTGCAGCCGGCGGTGCGGGACCTCGCGGGGATGCTGCGGTCCTTCGACTACGCCGCGCGCAGCGGCCCGGCCGGCGGGGACCCCTGGTCGCTGGAGTGGGCCCGGCGCACCCGTGACGCCTACTGCCGGGGCTATGCGGAGGCGGGCGGGCTCGATCCGCGCTCGGCGCCCGAACTGATGCGCGCTTACGAGACCGACAAGGCGGTTTACGAGGTGCTCTACGAGGCCCGGCACCGGCCCGACTGGCTGTCCGTCCCGATGGCCGCCATCCGGCGGCTGGCGGCGGGCGGGGAACCGGCCCCGGGGGCGGACAGCCGGCCGGGCGGGTCCACCGGGTCCACCGGGTCAGCCGGGTCCACCGGGTCCACCGCGTCCACCGCGTCCACCGGGTCAGCCGGGTCCACCGGGTCCACCGGGTCAGCCGAGTCCGCCGGCTCCGACCACGGCCGGGGGTGA
- the glgB gene encoding 1,4-alpha-glucan branching enzyme produces MTARPPSRPTTPDTTPAPGAADDSAAGRSGRAATPGPPAVAPAVAARGTFAGPAAGPAAGASPTRPSAPRETAAPGRAAAPPGPSRPAPSATGSHGVRSAAPLSDEDRGRLLDGAHHDPHGLLGAHPVRGGLLIRVLKPCARGVTVLAKGLRADLAAEGDGLFAGVLPLRTAPDYELLVDYGDTTVTAADPYRFLPALGELDLHLLAEGRHEQLWQALGARITEHQGVSGTRFTVWAPNARGVRVVGDFNYWDGTGHPMRSLGSSGVWELFLPGIGEGELYKFEITRPDGSRTVRADPMARRTECPPANASVVEASHYRWTDADWMSRRGERPVHEAPFSVYEVHLASWRPGLTYRQLAVQLPAYVKDLGFTHVEFMPVAEHPFGGSWGYQVTGFYAPTARMGTPDDFRFLVDALHRAGIGVLMDWVPAHFPRDDWALAEFDGRPLYEPQDPARAAHPDWGTLEFDYGRTEVRNFLVANAVYWCEEFHIDGLRVDAVASMLYLDYSREDGGWTPNVHGGRENLDAVAFLQEMNATVYRRCPGAVTIAEESTAWDGVTRATHHVGPGGFGGLGFGLKWNMGWMHDSLGYASKEPVHRKYHHGEMTFSMIYAYSENYVLPISHDEVVHGKRALVSKMPGDWWQQRANHRAYLGFMWAHPGKQLLFMGQEFAQGAEWAESHGPDWWLLDPSYEAEPDHRGVRDLVRELNRRYAATPALWERDTDPAGFSWIDGDAREDNVFSFLRFAADGSPLISVTNFSPVVRHAYRLGAPDHIPAWREVLNTDDPRYGGSGITNPALLKTEPTPWNGRTASVSPVLPPLATLWLRPA; encoded by the coding sequence GTGACCGCCCGCCCGCCGTCCCGTCCCACCACCCCCGACACCACGCCCGCTCCGGGCGCGGCCGACGACAGCGCGGCGGGGCGGTCCGGCCGCGCGGCGACGCCCGGGCCGCCGGCCGTGGCACCCGCGGTGGCCGCGCGGGGCACCTTCGCCGGTCCCGCGGCCGGTCCCGCGGCCGGCGCCTCGCCCACCCGGCCGTCCGCTCCCCGGGAGACGGCGGCACCCGGCCGGGCGGCCGCGCCCCCGGGCCCGTCCCGTCCGGCGCCGTCGGCGACCGGCAGCCACGGGGTCCGGTCCGCCGCGCCGCTGTCCGACGAGGACCGCGGCCGGCTCCTGGACGGTGCCCATCACGATCCGCACGGGCTGCTCGGTGCCCACCCGGTCCGCGGCGGACTGCTCATCCGGGTCCTGAAGCCCTGCGCCCGGGGCGTCACGGTCCTGGCGAAGGGGCTGCGCGCCGACCTGGCCGCCGAGGGCGACGGGCTGTTCGCCGGGGTGCTGCCGCTGCGCACGGCCCCGGACTACGAGCTGCTGGTCGACTACGGGGACACCACCGTGACGGCGGCGGACCCCTACCGCTTCCTGCCCGCGCTCGGCGAACTGGACCTGCATCTGCTCGCCGAGGGCCGGCACGAGCAGCTGTGGCAGGCGCTCGGCGCGCGGATCACGGAGCACCAGGGGGTGAGTGGTACCCGCTTCACCGTCTGGGCGCCCAATGCCCGGGGCGTACGGGTCGTCGGCGACTTCAACTACTGGGACGGCACCGGTCACCCGATGCGCTCGCTGGGCTCCTCGGGTGTCTGGGAGCTCTTCCTGCCGGGCATCGGCGAGGGCGAGCTCTACAAGTTCGAGATCACCCGGCCGGACGGCTCGCGGACCGTGCGCGCCGACCCGATGGCCCGGCGGACCGAATGCCCGCCCGCCAACGCCTCGGTCGTGGAGGCCTCGCACTACCGCTGGACGGACGCCGACTGGATGAGCCGGCGCGGCGAACGGCCGGTGCACGAGGCGCCGTTCTCCGTCTACGAGGTGCACCTGGCCTCCTGGCGCCCCGGCCTCACCTACCGGCAGCTCGCGGTGCAGCTCCCCGCCTATGTGAAGGACCTGGGCTTCACCCACGTCGAGTTCATGCCGGTCGCCGAGCACCCCTTCGGCGGCTCGTGGGGCTATCAGGTGACCGGGTTCTACGCGCCCACCGCCAGGATGGGCACCCCGGACGACTTCCGGTTCCTGGTCGACGCCCTGCACCGGGCCGGCATCGGCGTGCTGATGGACTGGGTGCCGGCGCACTTCCCGCGCGACGACTGGGCGCTGGCGGAGTTCGACGGCCGCCCGCTCTACGAGCCCCAGGACCCGGCACGGGCCGCGCACCCGGACTGGGGCACCCTGGAGTTCGACTACGGCCGCACCGAGGTCCGCAACTTCCTGGTCGCCAACGCCGTGTACTGGTGCGAGGAGTTCCATATCGACGGCCTGCGGGTGGACGCCGTCGCCTCGATGCTCTACCTGGACTACTCGCGCGAGGACGGCGGCTGGACCCCGAACGTCCACGGCGGCCGGGAGAACCTCGATGCGGTGGCCTTCCTCCAGGAGATGAACGCGACCGTCTACCGCCGCTGCCCCGGCGCCGTGACCATCGCCGAGGAGTCCACCGCCTGGGACGGCGTCACCCGCGCCACCCACCACGTCGGCCCCGGCGGCTTCGGCGGTCTGGGCTTCGGGCTGAAGTGGAACATGGGCTGGATGCACGACTCCCTCGGCTATGCCTCCAAGGAGCCGGTGCACCGCAAGTACCACCACGGCGAGATGACCTTCTCGATGATCTACGCCTACTCCGAGAACTACGTCCTGCCGATCTCCCACGACGAGGTGGTGCACGGCAAGCGGGCGCTGGTGTCGAAGATGCCCGGTGACTGGTGGCAGCAGCGGGCGAACCACCGGGCCTACCTCGGGTTCATGTGGGCCCATCCCGGCAAGCAACTCCTTTTCATGGGGCAGGAGTTCGCCCAGGGGGCGGAGTGGGCGGAGAGCCACGGACCGGACTGGTGGCTGCTCGACCCGTCGTACGAGGCGGAGCCCGACCACCGGGGCGTACGCGACCTGGTCCGCGAGCTGAACCGCCGCTACGCCGCCACCCCCGCGCTGTGGGAGCGCGACACCGACCCGGCCGGCTTCTCCTGGATCGACGGCGACGCGCGCGAGGACAACGTCTTCTCCTTCCTGCGCTTCGCCGCCGACGGCTCGCCGCTGATCTCGGTCACCAACTTCTCCCCCGTCGTCCGCCATGCCTACCGGCTAGGCGCGCCCGACCACATCCCCGCCTGGCGGGAAGTGCTCAACACCGACGATCCGCGCTACGGCGGCAGCGGCATCACCAACCCCGCCCTCCTCAAGACCGAACCGACCCCCTGGAACGGCCGCACCGCCTCCGTCTCCCCCGTCCTCCCCCCGCTGGCCACGCTCTGGCTGCGGCCGGCCTGA
- a CDS encoding cation:dicarboxylate symporter family transporter — MAAQTPLSGGTAEETAPAKRDRTHFLYIAVIGAVLLGIVVGFAAPGVAVQLKPLGTGFVNLIKMMIAPVVFCTIVLGVGSVRKAAKVGAVGGLALGYFMVMSTVALAIGLVVGNLLDPGSGLHLTESVRHAGHAQAGGAAESLSDFLLGMIPTTLVSAFTQEQVLQTLLVALLVGFGLQALGAAGEPVLRGVGHLQKLVFRVLSMIMWAAPVGAFGAIAAVVGETGVDALKSLAVIMIGFYTTCVLFVIVVLGTLLRLIAKVNVFQLLKYLGREFLLILSTSSSESALPRLIAKMEHLGVSRPVVGITVPTGYSFNLDGTAIYLTMSSLFVAEAMGKPLPLGQQISLLVFMVIASKGAAGVTGAGLATLAGGLQSHRPELVDGVGLIVGIDRFMSEARALTNFAGNAVATILIGTWTKEIDNARVAEVLAGRAPFDEKTMSDDAAAEPAAPEVVGPRDGEAAKASAEV; from the coding sequence GTGGCTGCACAGACCCCGTTGTCCGGGGGCACCGCCGAGGAGACCGCGCCGGCGAAGCGGGACCGGACCCACTTCCTCTACATCGCCGTGATCGGGGCGGTACTGCTCGGCATCGTCGTGGGCTTCGCCGCCCCCGGTGTCGCCGTCCAGCTCAAGCCGCTCGGCACCGGGTTCGTGAACCTGATCAAGATGATGATCGCGCCGGTCGTCTTCTGCACCATCGTGCTGGGCGTCGGCTCGGTGCGGAAGGCCGCCAAGGTCGGCGCGGTCGGCGGACTGGCCCTCGGCTACTTCATGGTGATGTCCACCGTGGCGCTGGCCATCGGCCTGGTGGTCGGCAACCTGCTGGACCCCGGCTCCGGCCTCCACCTGACCGAGAGCGTCCGGCACGCGGGCCACGCCCAGGCCGGGGGCGCCGCGGAGTCGCTGTCCGACTTCCTGCTCGGCATGATCCCCACCACCCTGGTCTCCGCCTTCACCCAGGAGCAGGTGCTCCAGACGCTGCTGGTGGCGCTGCTGGTCGGCTTCGGACTGCAGGCGCTGGGCGCGGCGGGCGAGCCGGTGCTGCGCGGGGTCGGGCACCTCCAGAAGCTGGTCTTCCGGGTGCTGTCCATGATCATGTGGGCGGCGCCGGTGGGCGCCTTCGGTGCCATCGCGGCGGTGGTCGGCGAGACCGGTGTGGACGCACTGAAGTCCCTGGCCGTCATCATGATCGGCTTCTACACCACCTGTGTGCTGTTCGTGATCGTGGTGCTCGGCACGCTGCTCCGGCTGATCGCCAAGGTCAATGTCTTCCAGCTGCTGAAGTACCTCGGCCGGGAGTTCCTGCTGATCCTGTCCACCTCCTCCTCGGAGTCGGCGCTGCCCCGGCTGATCGCGAAGATGGAGCACCTGGGCGTCAGCAGGCCGGTGGTCGGCATCACCGTCCCCACCGGCTACAGCTTCAACCTCGACGGCACCGCCATCTACCTGACGATGTCCTCGCTGTTCGTGGCCGAGGCGATGGGCAAGCCGCTGCCGCTCGGCCAGCAGATCTCGCTGCTGGTGTTCATGGTCATCGCGTCGAAGGGCGCGGCGGGCGTCACCGGCGCGGGCCTTGCGACCCTGGCCGGCGGCCTGCAGTCGCACCGCCCCGAACTGGTCGACGGCGTGGGCCTGATCGTCGGCATCGACCGCTTCATGAGCGAGGCGCGCGCCCTGACCAACTTCGCCGGCAACGCGGTGGCCACCATCCTGATCGGCACCTGGACCAAGGAGATCGACAACGCCCGGGTGGCCGAGGTGCTGGCCGGCCGGGCGCCGTTCGACGAGAAGACGATGTCCGACGACGCCGCCGCGGAGCCGGCCGCCCCGGAGGTCGTCGGGCCGCGGGACGGCGAGGCGGCGAAGGCGTCCGCCGAGGTCTGA